CACATGGATGGCCAGCTCTTCAACCTGTGGCATCTTCATTCTAAAACAAAGGTCATTAGAACTGTTATTATAGACCTTCAGTATGTTGACTGTGCTATCCCCATGCACACCGAGGCTGACTTGCAATCCaccctagattttttttctgtggtgcTATCATAGCCTGGGACTTTCCCAGAACATTGGGAAGACTAAGATGCTCCATCAGCCTGTCCCAGGATAAGTTGCCCCCCTTCTCCCACAAATTGTCATCTGTGGTTAAAGCCTGAAAAATGTTGAGCATTTCCCTTACCTTCGTAGTTATCTCTCCCAGACAGCCAATCTTGATGTGGAGATCAAACATAGGACTTGTTGTGCCAACACATCCTTTGGAAAGTTGCTCTGTCATGTCTTtattgagagagagagctgcGAATGGAAGCTAAGATCCTCACTTCCCCTTATGGGTGCGAGACCTAGGTGACATACCAAAGCCATCTTAAGCATCTCGAGTGGCACCTACAGTGCTGCCTTAGGAAGATTCTCTCTATATCAGATGGGAAGACCGTTGCACCAGTGCCAGCATTCTCTCTGCAACTAACGTCACCAGTGTTGAGGCGAAGGTTATGAAACATCAGCTTCGCTGGGCTGGTCATTGTGTGTAGATGGCCAATACTTGTGTTCCAAAGCAAATCCTCTTTTCTGAATTTAGTCATGGTAAGAGGACCCACAGGGGCAAAAAATGCTACAAGGACTCACTGGAAAGTATATTTTAAGAAGGGAGGTGTTGACCCCACGAATTGGGAAGAGCTGGCTGGCAATAGACTGCAATGGCATCGCATCATACATCAAGCCTCAACTATTTTAAAGAGAATTGCTTTGCTCATGAGGCTGAGAAACAGCACAGGTAGAAGGAAAATGTACATCATCCCGGCCAGCAGTTGTGCTCTCTCCAAGCAACCCCCTGTCATGTATGTGGAAAAACCTGTAGAGCACAGATTGGACTTGTCAGCTATCTTAAGTTTCTTCCTCCTGGCAGGTAACATCCTTGTATTGAGGGATAGCCGCCACTGCTGACTTGCTGAGAACTTAGAATTGCTGTGACATAGGCCTTATCACACTGGCAAATGATTTGCCATTATCTCAACTTCACTGGACGCTTGTAGGATTTTTCTTGTTCTACTAACTGTTATTTCTGAtttaatgatttttatttttaatcctgtCTCTAAAACCTTGAATTGGTTGTGTCACTGTTTAGACATGGAATTAAATATTTGGAGAGAGAGGCATGGGCTAAAGATGGAACCCAGTGGAAAGTGAAGAGGACATGCAAACCACCATTATATTTTGCAGTCTTTTTGACAGTGAGGACAAGGATTTAATGGTCCATGGAGACTCCTTTTCATCCTTTTTCACTCTGGTCAGACCTGAAGCACAGGGCTCGGGTATCtggagaagcttgcactgctatTGCTCATGCTAGACCGTCTTTAGTGTTCCAGTCTCCAGAGATGTCATTTTAGCACTTCTTACTATCTCTAGAATCACATGACACTTAATTAGCCATATCTagtatctttttttcccctctgtgtatCTTGGTATTACTTGCACAAGAGAAACTAGGCAAGCATGCCAATGCTTTAGGAGTACTAGTGTTCTTGATGTGGTAACATTATCAGCTCTGTATTAATTGCATCTTTTGTAatattagtatttttattttattttattttattttttgcctagCACCACTGCCGGAGATGTGGGAAGTGCTTTTGTGACAAGTGCTGCAGTAAAAAAGTGCCTCTGTCTCGTATGTGCTTTGTAGATCCTGTGCGTCAGTGTGCTGAATGTGCTCTCATCTCTCAGAAAGAAACGGAATTTTATGACAAGCAGCTTAAAGTGCTTATGAATGGTAAGTACTGCATGCACAACTGTTGTTTTGATCTTGTACATAGTTATTCTAGTGAGTGTCAAATGAGATAAATAGCAGATCTAATTCCCTTGTGTTGTCAAGTAAGGCGCTATGTTGCAGTCTCTAGAAATCTCCTTTGAAATACTTTCCCGctgtcatttttttttgtttgcccaTTATTTTGTTATCCAGCCAGATCTGTTCTTTGGagatgagatttttatttttatatatttttaaagttctgCTCCTACAGTCAAAGGAACTCTGCCTCTTATTAGCTGATGAATGTATGAGGTCATGATAATAGCTCTCTTGTAATATTGCACTTTATTAAATCACAATGTGGATCAAATACACACTTAACAGTAAAAAGAACAATTTTGAATTCTTCTAATGAGAGAGAATACATGCTTCAAACTTCATTTCAGCCTCTGATCTCTTCTTCCTCCCTAGACTGTGTAGGTGGCTCTGATTGTCACTGAACTGTCAATTGTAAATAGATTTAAAGAGTAGTATGAAATATAACTGGAGCCCTGAttgcactgtttttaaaaatgaagaatctgatgtcttaaattttaaaaatattctgtgaGTATTTATAATTGGGAACATGCCTTTCAAGGGATGCTGAATGTGACTTTACTAGGTATTTTCAGTAGTTAGGCAAAAGCACAGCTCCTAATTAGAATGCATGTTCCACGTGAGATGTCCTACAGCTCCATGAGCTTAGGAAGGAATGTACCAATTTCTATAGAAcacttacattttaattttaacactTTGATCTCTTTGGTTTGTGAAAGACTGAACCAAAATTAGTGCTCCTAATGGGGAGGGAAACATGAACTCCGAACACATCTACACATGGATTACGAATAATATAATGCACTGGTTATTCTATAATGTGCTCTGGGGGTGAGGCACATACGGCTTTTAAACAAACTATTTGTAAGAGGATTATTATTTTTCTCATGTACAGCAgtataacttcattgactttgatggagttctgacttacactggtgtaactaagaAAATCTGAGCATGGGACAGTCCTGAATTGAACGGCTACCTGCCaataaaatctttctttctgtatATTCTGTAcacttctttaaaaagtttctataataTTTTTACTAACTGCAATATTTGATTACAAAAAATGGTCCAGTGTAGCTGCAGGAAACTGTCCAACAATCATTGGATACTGTCCTTTGCCTCTTGCTTTGAGGTTGAGGGTGTGCCTTAAATCCAGTAAACATACAACAATCTACACAcattactcctaggggaattctgggccaaaaaattaaaaattctgcgcacagtaTTTtaatctgcaaaattctgcatgtttTGTCTAAACACAgtatcacaccagtttcaattatttttggtcatttatttcaaaatacctgtcggcaagtatgtctgtaacaatacagacaacaataAAGATTCAGGAAATCTTCTGACAAATAGATTCTTACTAGGCATATTGATACACAACTCTCAGTAATTCATAtaaactacagtacagaaccttatttcctgcaccccccagaagcagtgcaaatGCTTGTGGGAGTcgggggtaatggaggagctgagggagagggaagtaaactgctgggaaggagcctttgtgtgaacttggagggttgttgggtatgagTGGGAAAAGTATGTAcaacaggttttttgggggggggggttgggagggatgGTTAAAGAgcatcccccatgcagaccctggctgacacctagcctctctcattcagtcaggcacatctgcccctgtccccaggtCTTCCtgcatccccatgtggccctgcacccccctctccCAATGTCTCTGTACCCCTATTCAGCCACCCGCTGTCCCTATGTTGCCCtgcatctccctcccccatcaccatgtggccctgcaccaccCTTGGCCCCGTGCCCCAACTCCcattcagtccctgccccagtctgtcctccccagCAACCCCATGCTATCTGTTTCCCCATTGCCCCTGTTTCCTGGGCCAGGCCGGGCAAAAGACAGGCTCATTTTCTTCCcttgctggctgggagctgctgctgtgttcctgtgccacagtgccctctggtgggcaaaaggtggaactgcatcagcatttcagcagaagctttttttctGCGCACACAAAAACTGTGCGCAGCTTATTATGTGCGCACGCAGtagcacagaattcctccaggagtgaCACACTGGAGAAGAAATATTAACTGATCGCAGGATGTTTAGTTACAACTGCACCATTTTGCTATTGATGGTGACAGTGAACTCTTTTGATGTGTTTTTCAGGATTAGACTTTTTAAATAGATTGGGTAAAATGGAGAGCATAACGCAGCTTAAGGTGTTCAAGCCATTAGGATAGGTGCATGAAGTGCAAAAGTTTATAAAAGTTCTTGATACACTAACTTTGCTTCTTTCTTAAATTACAAATTTAGCATTTGAATAACTGAATAAATTTTTGGGAAATTTTTTCTACTAAGGTGCTACATTCTCTGTTGCTCGGGGAACATCAGAAAAATCTGAGATGATGGTTTGTCGACTTTCCAACAACCAGAGGTGAGAAATGAGAATGGAAACTGCACTTGTTAAATCTGGTTaggttttaaaatttttatttaatctCCCCATCCCCGCTCTTCGTGAGGTCTTGTGTGTTGCCTCTACAGCATTCCTGCCGGTTTGTGCTCTAAAATGTTTCCAGAATCAGCAAGTGAGTACATggtatgagtagggccctaccaaattcaccgtcCATTTTAATCAATTTCATGGCCGGAGAGTtttaaaattagtcaatttcacgTTTTCtgctgtttacatctgaaatttcatgatgttgtaaccgtgggggtcccaacccaaaaggtacCCAGAagtgcctgcctgcctcccccctctgagctgccatgcaagggaaggacaagtcATCTCTCCCCCGAGCCCAGCAGGGACTCACAGCTAAGAGCTCCCTGGCTGGGGTGCTCCCAGGAGCAGGAGTATATCCAACTGCCTCCACAAATCTCCTCTAGCTGCAGGAACCCTTAGGGCTGGAGCTttctggaggaggggggaggcaaGCAGGCACTCGGTGGTGGGTCTGATCTCCACCAAGAGCTGCTATataagggaaggacaagtcctgtcctAAGTTCTCTGTAAGCTGCGCAGCCATGCATCAGCCTATTTAGTGCCACACAGGTGCTCAGGGAACCCACCCGGGAACCGGCCATAGCTCCTTCCATGGCTTTAACCTAGCCTGGCTCCCAACCTCCCGCGGCGGCCCTCCACTGGCCCCAACTCTGCTGCGGCCCAGCCTCAGGCACGACCGGGGCAGCCCGGACCTGacctgctggggaaggggcgcctatcctgcagccccagccctggagctgccatgGTGGAGAGAGGCACCTCTCGCACACAGCCCAGTTGCTGCTGTGgcgggagagagctggggggagtcctctctccccaccatagtCCCAGAACACCCTTCTGCCCCCCAAACCGCTCGTCCTCAGTCCCACCCCTgagtctgcaccccccccccagccagagtcctcacacccctgcacctaaccctctgccccagccctgagccccttcccacactccgaactagtcggccccacccccaccacatgaatttttgttatgtgcaccaatatggaggtgatgtgtcatattggtgcatataacaaaattaattccgcacatgggtggaaAAAactagagggaacactggtcctGTCCCTCCCTAGCCCAGCAAGGACTCACAGCTTAGAGCTCCCTGGCTGGGGTGCTCCCAAGAGCAGGGGGATATCTGACCCACCTTCACAAGTCTTCTCTAGCTGCAGGAACCTCCGGGGCTGGAGCTTCCTGCAGTGGGGTGAGGCAGGTACTccgaggtgggtctgatctccctctGAGAGCGACAGTGGCTGTGCATGGAAAAGAcaagtcctctccctccccggTCTAGCCAGGActtgcagccaggagccccctgaCTGGGGCACTCCCAGCAACAAgtgggagatcagatttcatggggaagggcttatttcagaGTCAGTGACACACTGCCCTGAAATGGTAGGGCCCTAGGGATTAGCAGAGGGTAAACCCTTTTGGGCTTATTGTCATATGATGCATCATCAGTCTGgttgttttttggttgttttttttgttttgttcatgaAACCTTGCTGATCACAGCAAAAATTTACACTAaaagtatgtctacattgcaaaaaatGACCCATGGCAGTGAATGTgagcctgggtcagttgactcaggctcatgctacagggttaaaaatagcagtgtagatgttcccgcttgagctggagtctgggctctgagatcAGCCACCCTTGTCAGGTTTCAGCCAGGCCTACAGCAGGAGTGGGAATGCCTACGCTGCTATTTTtggccctgtagagcaagccttagtcagttgacctgggcgcTGAGACTCACTGCTTCAGTTGTGTGCGTGTggcggggtggggtgtgtgtgtgttttttttgttctgttttctgttttgcaatgtagacataccctaagaagctTGGATGGCTCCAGACATTAATGTTGGAATATTATGAAGCACTTTGCATGTAAGTCATTAATTTGAATCTGGCTAGGCAGGTAGTGACAGACTGTTGCTGTCTGCTAGCTGGTTGTCTAGAAGAAATGAGTTCTGTATACTGTGCCTACTGTACAGTCCACGTGACTAGTCTCATTTTTATTTGTGTACTGGTAGCTTCCAAAACCATTAGATGTACACACAAAGGAAGATTGTCCTTAACCCCCCTCTGAGCTGTTAATCTGCAAAAACTTGCATCAGATGAATGTGGGGAATAAAGAGGTACAATATACAAGCAGAATCCTCAGGATGATGACAGGTACATGTCTTGCAGAGTTAAACTGGGAGAGGACCAGCGTGTGGACTAGGAGTTTGGTAATGGATACTGAAAAAAGGGTGAATTTTAGAGTTCTTCGGAAAGAAGAAAGCCTGGctctggaggaggagaggagaatcTGCTGACCCCAAGGTTGTGGGGTTTGGTAGGAAGAATGGAGGGGCAGTGTAGGGCCCCTCGCCTCAGTGGGGGATGGAAGTCATTGGTAGTGGACACCTGGTGTGCAAAAGACTAGGTGAGTGTCCTGTCCATTTCTTTGTGGGAGATGAAACGGCCAGGGGGGTACCTTCAGATAATTTTGGCAGGTTCTTAATTTAAACTCCTACAGCCAGAGGGAGGTGGAGTATTCCCCTATTGGAGGTGAACAGAATAgagggtgggttggttggttgatTGTGAATAACAGTGGAAAGAAATTGAGTGTAATCTTAAACTGCCTACTGTCTAGTATCaggggggtagctgtgttagtctgtatccacaaaaacaacaaggagtctggtggcaccttaaagatgaacaaatttatttgggcataagctttcatggaagaagtgggtttttaatccatgaaagcttatgcccaaataaatttgtttatctttaaggtgccaccagactgcttgcttgctttgtttttttgcctACTGTCTGtagtttttgttcattttttgttttaaccacGTTGGGGTAGGTGCAGTCTTCTGTtgtatgtttgtatagtgcctagtacAGTGGGATCTCAACCTTAGATGACTTGTAAGTGctattggaatataaataatgtGTTGCCAACAGTAATGGGAAGGGTACTGGTTGAGAGGGCATGAGGAAAAATTTAACCattgaaaaaattgtttcaaaatgtttgttttaaaaactgaactCATGCATAAGGTTCCAGCCTCCACAGAGCTGAGTGTGATCCTCAGGCTATAGATGGTTAGACAATCTCTTTCAAAATGCCTCAGTCGCTTTTCCTCTTGAGGATGCTCTGCAGGAAGTTTTGCAAGAGGCACCTGGCAGTCTGGCCCATAGCTTTCAACTGGCTTTAACTGAAGATCAGAAGGTTGGTGGAAGGCGGTGTTtctttggttggttgttttttgtgttAAAAGCTTTTCTTCCTATCTTTACAGCTTGTGATTGTCTGTAGGAATTAATTCCTGTGAGGTTTGTGTTAAAGTACATAAACTGCCAGGATACTGTTGGTAGAACCTGTTGTTTCTCTTGAATCAGACTTAATTTTCAAGTTCACAAAATGACACATTTGTAAGAAGCAATGTTTTCTTCTGTTGTGTAGATATCTGTTTCTGGATGGAGACAGCCATTATGAAATTGAAATTGCACAGATTTCGACTGTCCAGATTCTTACCGAGGGATTTACTCCTGGAGGTAAATCTTGCAATGAATCTAAACTAATGGTCATAAGTTACAAATTTGCAACGCTTTTCCTTAACCTAATAAAACAATACACCTTCTTTTGCACTGACAACTCAGATATGGGTGCTTCATTTCACTCGGAGTACAACAGCAGCATTTGGAAGCCTATCCTTGTGGCTGCTGACAGTAGCATTTTAGAAAAAACTCAAGAATTCAGAATTGATTTCTGACCTTTTGATCCTCATCCAGTAGAACTTTGTATCTTGAAGGAAGTGACGGTGGGCATCTGCCCTGCTGCCACTTCCCACTGCCTGAACCATAGAGATGCATTCTTGATTGAGTACGGGTAGTGGTGGAGAAGAACTTTAGTCGTCAGAATGGAAAGTATCAGGACCCAGCTGTGGCCTGCTTTTGCTTGAAGCCAGCATTATAAGGGACAGACTCCGGAGTTAATGGGAGTGCAGTGTCAGAACCACAGATTGGGACCAATTAGTATTATCAAATTAAACTGTTAACTACATCTAACTGGTATGTGGCTAACCAAACAATTATGCAGAGTTTTACTTTTCACCTGACCCCTGATTGTGGCCAACCAAAATCTGAATGGGGTAACTAACTTTTACCCAAGTCCTACAAAATATGCTCATCAGGCGCAAACCCAGTATTAGAGTACAGTAAATAAAAAATGGGAACAAGGATTTCGAAAGTGATTCTTTACCATTAATAATTTTGTCAAGTACTACTGGACTTCCATTGTAAATCTCACATCTGTGGAATGTGGGACCGGTGTAGTCAATCAAATGTGTGAATGTATCTTAATGCTCCTTCAATTTCCTTATTCACTGCTCTTCTGACTAATTTTTCTTCTCACTGCTTGCCTACCTTCTTGATGTAGAAAAAGATATTCACACTTATACCAGCCTTCTGGAGAGCCAACATATTACTGAAGGTCAGCAATGTTGTTGTGAACTTGATTCACCTGAGCATGCTGTTATGATGCCCTTTTCAGTGCTgctttcttcctctcctctttgcCATCTGTAGATCTTACTAAAATTAATTTTGGGCAACCTGTGTTTAAAAGTGTTAGATTTTAAACAACATGTATTTTGTGTGATGCCCTTAGAAAGAATAGGAACACAGATTATCAATCTAAATTCTAAAGTGGAGAACATTTTGACTATTGGAGGATGACTTAAAATACTTCTGCCTTGATCAGGGCTCCCTTAAATCATATACTTGTGGCTATTCTCCTTGCTGACAGGCACTATGCATAGCTCACTTCCTGTTGTACAAATGGGTGAGCACTAGAGTGTTCACTTCCTGAAGTGACCAAAGTACTGCTGCTCAAGATGGGAGGATGGGTAGAGGAAGAAACGTGTGGATGTGTTGAATGTTAGTTATAGAATAAATGAGGAAGCAGAGGGAATGAATGAATAAAGGGGTAAATGGAAGGAATAAGTGGTGGAAATGGAAACGGAAGAAGTGACCGGTATTTAGTATCGCTTTGGAGTTGTAGGTCTATAACTAAGACAGTTCAGTTTCTTCCACTTATGTCTCATGAAGAGAATATATTGGTGCTTCAAACAGTGTGCTATTGGGTCAGTTTCTAGACCAAAGCAGTAGTGAAATCACAATAGTGAGCACAAGTTGGAAGCTTTGTTCCAGTCCTCATAATgaaatattgtaaataaattgATTTTCTTTAAGTATCTTTGATAACAAATACATGGGCAAGTGTGCATATTCAACATGGATTATCATCTTGCTATTATGCTTCAGTATATGATCTTAACGATCATCTTGTGTAGCTGGGTATGTAGAGTATATGTACTTGAAATGTACTGCAAATGTAATTAGCAcgtcatgagattttaaaaatggatattcATAAAAATCTTAATTTTGGATAGTCAGTACATTTGGCATGACTTTATTCTTAAGCTAAGGATTGTCTGCCCTtttgagggaggggagaagctaTTTATTTTATGCCCAAGTGGTGTGGGAGGCTTTTTTTGGGTGGAAAGATGGGTTTGTGACTAAGTAAATCATAAAGAGAAAATACAGGTCACtatatttgtttttctcctgTCTTGCTGTGTGCTGTATCGTTTATGTAACCTACTACTGACTTTTGCTTACTGGTAGATCAGTGTCATGTAATCACATTTGCAACAGTCTGAATTTGGTCAAGGTCTCAGTACATTGAAAGTTAGGTACTCAGTTTTATAATCCAACtaggtaaattggagagggcagAGGAATCCAGTTGCTCCTTTTGCAAAGAGATTGAAAAACATGTTAACTCATAACATGGTGCTTCAGAAGCTTAGTGCAAGATTATCTTTGTGCCTGGATTTCTCTTGGATGGTGCCATAAGGACACTGACCCCTTAGGGCCCTACCCCATCTGAAGATAATCttttcattgaaataaatgaggCCTTTGTCTACATAAGGCACATTGGATCAGGCAGGTGAGGTGACCTGCAAGAGGATTGGTTTTTGAAGGTTCTGGTGACTTAGTTAATCCTAGAATAGTGTACTAAATGCCCCAAACAATAAGGTGCAAAATGTTACAGTACGTGTTTATTCCATAAGAATCTTTCTTGACTTTTAGGCTAACCTGATTCCAATGTGCGTTCTTCACTTCCCTCCTTGTTTTCACTGGGTGGCCTATTAAGAACAACACATCTTAAAATCACAGCTAGAATATAAATTATATAAGGTGGTGTACTCTCCCACACACTTCCTTGAGTGAAGCCATCCTCTGTGGTGGACACACCCCATATGCTGATACTTTCAGGAGTTATTTGGCCTCATAGTAGGTTTCCACCATGAGGCCACCTGTCCTCCCATCTATCTGGTGGAGACCAGGAAGCTTTCAGACTTCCTATCAAGAAAGaacccttctttttttttttttaaatctgacaaGAATAACAACTTCCATTTGTTTGCAAACTGCAAGATACTGTGGTGAATTAccatgaattttatttttaagacttCTAACACTTAAAAAAATACGAAGCTAGAAAGGTGTTCTTGCAATGTCAGTATATAAATAGCTTTGTTTCCAGCAATAATTCCCTTTGCTGCTAGCTTCCCTGAGTGATCTTCTGACCGTGCATTCTTGGCTTTGGGTTGTGGTAACACATTGTGGTTCATGCTCACACAGTAGCATACAATAGCAGCAGCTGTTAATGCAAGACATTTAAAGCATTTAAATGGTGTTGGGAATGAGTTATATTGGTGATTTATGGACAGAGCATCCTCTTCTTTTGTTTCTTAGGTGGCTAAATACTTTGCTCTCCTACTGCTTGTTCAGGACTCTACTTTAATTTTCCCTTTTCAGGGGGCAATACTCGTGCCACAGGTATGCTCCTGCAGTATAAGGTACCAGGGTCAGAGGAGCTCACACAGATGAAATTTACTGCCAGTGAAGACTTCAATTCCAACAAGAAGCTGTCAGCAGCCTGGCTAGCAGCTATGCATAAGGTAACttgtataaaatacatttaatgtttaaaattgATCACCTTAAGTTTGGTCACCATTTGTGTACAAAACAATTAGTTGTGACTGTACTATAAATATAATAGGGCCAGAACCCATTTTATACTAGATAGACCATACTCTGACTACAGCACTGGCTTCTGctgaggtctagaaaacatgctgGTTTGGCATCTAAATGGGTGGGGGGAAACTGAGTGGTTACAGCAAGCAAGGGAAACTCTCTTTACTCTGGGGCTTTAATATTTGGTGGTACATGGATTTCCAGATGCCATAGATTGATTGATACTCAGCATTTGACAAGATTACAAACTAGAGCCTTCGCTTCCATGGGTTTCATCTTGTATGCCcactagacagacacagacacacaccctgaATTAGGTTTCCATTAGTTATTATGTAATAATCCTGGAATCCAATGTAGTTCACTTTCGTAACCCAAAAAACTGTAATATCAATGGGTAAGAACAGTGCACTGTGTGTTCAGACCTAAATAACTGGGGGAGTGcgataatatataaaatatatcaaaCAGCAGCAGACAGGGCATGTTGTTAGTACGCTAACAGAACACCAGCTGCAGGGGAAGAACATAATCTTGCTAAACCTTAACGTCTACATTGTGAAACAGTTATAAATCAGTGAAACTAGACCAGATGGCCATATCTTTCatactgtaactttttttttaaaagttccaaaGTTATCTTTATTCTTAATACTCAATTAATAGAGGGACCTTGGAAtacttcatagattttaagaacagaagagaccattgtgatcatttagtctaacTTCCTATATTATGCAGGCCACAGGACTttcctgaaataattcctagagcagatcttttagataaacatccaatcttgatttaaaaattgcacaatattccagcagcagtttcacaagtgtcaaatacagaggtaaaataacataCTACTCCTAATTgggattcctctgtttatgcatctgaGGAATTCAGTAGCCCTTTTGTCCACagtattgcactgggagctcatattcagctgattatccaccatgagccTCAAATCATTCAGTCATTGCTTCCTGTACTGCAAACTTGGCCTACATTATTTGCTCATAGCTGTATACGTTCACAGTTGGTTgtattaccaaatgatccagatagggttgtatcagtgacctgtcctcttcattatttatcactccctcaacctttttgtgtcatctgcaaagtttatcCGTTGATTTGGTTTTCTTCCAGGTCTTCAATAAAAATGTGAATCTGTTTTGCATTAACTAGAATTAGTAGTTGGGTACAGTTAATCCTGGGGTATAATGAACTATACAGGGTGAATTGACAAGTAAGGAGAATAAACATCTGCCTAACTTGCAAAAATCTGTATCGTTCATAACTGCTCTGAAACACTGAATCCTCTATAAGATCTGTTTCCTGATTCCTGGGTTTTTAGAACTTTTGATTCCCAGCTAagatgtttggtttgttttttgttttgttatccaGCACAATGAGACCCCAATCCTGATTGGGACTGCTGGGGGCTACCATGATATATATGCTGCTCCAAATAGTTAAATTTATTTCACAAATCAGCCCGAACCTTAAGGAAATCCCaaataaaattttagttttggAAACAGGTATTAAAAACAGCCATAACACATTCTGAAAGGATTTTGGATTAAAGGTTAGATTAATGTTGGAAAGCagagtggattgatttaaatcaaagtgacaTAAATCaggtttaaataatttaaatcagcaagcggaaaactttgatttaaatctattttaatcttattttgcatttgtccttattttcctaataaaaagtTTGATTCTtactggttggtaaccattaaaacatgttgactgGCAAGTAACTTCAGCCTTTACACTAAATATGGTGGTACTTTTTGCTGAGGATACATtatctgtacagtgtaa
The nucleotide sequence above comes from Caretta caretta isolate rCarCar2 chromosome 6, rCarCar1.hap1, whole genome shotgun sequence. Encoded proteins:
- the ZFYVE21 gene encoding zinc finger FYVE domain-containing protein 21 isoform X3; the protein is MSGGEACDGKKLVRSSSGLRMVPEHHAARSPFGLDEPPWVPDKDCPRCMQCETKFDFITRKHHCRRCGKCFCDKCCSKKVPLSRMCFVDPVRQCAECALISQKETEFYDKQLKVLMNGATFSVARGTSEKSEMMVCRLSNNQRYLFLDGDSHYEIEIAQISTVQILTEGFTPGEKDIHTYTSLLESQHITEGGNTRATGMLLQYKVPGSEELTQMKFTASEDFNSNKKLSAAWLAAMHKAAKLLYESRDQ
- the ZFYVE21 gene encoding zinc finger FYVE domain-containing protein 21 isoform X2; translated protein: MSGGEACDGKKLVRSSSGLRMVPEHHAARSPFGLDEPPWVPDKDCPRCMQCETKFDFITRKHHCRRCGKCFCDKCCSKKVPLSRMCFVDPVRQCAECALISQKETEFYDKQLKVLMNGATFSVARGTSEKSEMMVCRLSNNQRYLFLDGDSHYEIEIAQISTVQILTEGFTPGGGNTRATGMLLQYKVPGSEELTQMKFTASEDFNSNKKLSAAWLAAMHKDPPMRTIRKWFTSCDNKDPQISQVKKNSKFPNKSGLLHIAWVKK
- the ZFYVE21 gene encoding zinc finger FYVE domain-containing protein 21 isoform X1 is translated as MSGGEACDGKKLVRSSSGLRMVPEHHAARSPFGLDEPPWVPDKDCPRCMQCETKFDFITRKHHCRRCGKCFCDKCCSKKVPLSRMCFVDPVRQCAECALISQKETEFYDKQLKVLMNGATFSVARGTSEKSEMMVCRLSNNQRYLFLDGDSHYEIEIAQISTVQILTEGFTPGEKDIHTYTSLLESQHITEGGNTRATGMLLQYKVPGSEELTQMKFTASEDFNSNKKLSAAWLAAMHKDPPMRTIRKWFTSCDNKDPQISQVKKNSKFPNKSGLLHIAWVKK